One part of the Pseudomonas leptonychotis genome encodes these proteins:
- a CDS encoding diguanylate cyclase domain-containing protein: MSFWIEQYQRRPKLLVVDDQPINIRIINELFRADCDMHMATSGEQAVAITHALQPDLILLDIMMSGMDGLEVCRLLKSDHATAAIPIIFITAKSEESEEAFGLELGAVDYISKPLNAAIVRARVKTHLTLKAQSDYLKKLVSLDGLTGIANRRAFDLRLTEAWGQAAREEETVSLLMIDIDYFKRFNDHFGHLKGDECLQRVATAIAGSVNRPYDMAARYGGEEFACILPDTNQQGALTLANVIRANISELRIAHPASDVSEQLTLSIGVASLQPRIGSDSAELIALADEQLYQAKHNGRDRVQSQTN, from the coding sequence ATGAGTTTCTGGATAGAACAGTACCAGAGGCGCCCAAAATTACTGGTGGTGGACGACCAGCCCATTAATATTCGCATTATCAACGAGCTGTTTCGTGCAGATTGCGACATGCATATGGCCACCAGTGGCGAGCAAGCCGTTGCAATCACCCACGCCTTGCAACCCGACCTGATCCTGCTCGACATCATGATGAGCGGAATGGATGGCTTGGAAGTATGCCGTTTATTGAAAAGTGATCACGCAACAGCCGCTATCCCGATTATTTTCATTACCGCCAAAAGCGAGGAAAGTGAAGAAGCTTTTGGCCTAGAGCTGGGTGCTGTTGATTACATCAGTAAGCCGCTCAATGCCGCGATCGTCAGGGCCAGAGTTAAAACCCATCTAACCCTCAAAGCACAGAGTGACTACCTTAAAAAATTGGTCAGCCTGGATGGCTTAACTGGTATTGCCAACCGTCGAGCCTTTGACCTGCGCCTCACTGAGGCCTGGGGCCAAGCAGCTCGCGAAGAAGAAACAGTATCGCTGCTGATGATCGATATCGACTACTTCAAACGATTCAATGATCATTTTGGCCACCTTAAAGGCGATGAGTGTTTACAGCGCGTCGCCACAGCAATCGCTGGCTCAGTTAATCGTCCGTATGACATGGCGGCACGCTACGGGGGTGAAGAGTTCGCCTGCATTCTGCCGGACACAAACCAGCAAGGTGCATTGACGCTGGCAAACGTGATACGCGCCAACATAAGTGAACTCAGGATCGCGCACCCTGCCTCTGACGTCAGTGAGCAACTCACCCTGTCCATTGGTGTAGCGAGTCTGCAACCGCGAATTGGTAGCGATTCGGCTGAGCTTATCGCCTTGGCTGACGAACAGCTCTATCAAGCCAAACACAACGGGCGCGATCGGGTACAGAGTCAAACGAATTAA
- a CDS encoding transporter suffix domain-containing protein, with protein MITTPHTTPPKSAHWRFKLGIAIICLIPALWLLVPLAAAADMPGSKVAALSGALFILNKILLLLVITIMGKAGFQELKQHIYGYVSSMAPSTDVDVGPVRHRIGVVMFCLPLLSSFLEPYVDALAPGLRPNSWALQMLGDALLVGSFFVLGGNFWEKLRALFIRSARVTNAA; from the coding sequence ATGATTACAACGCCACATACAACACCGCCTAAATCCGCCCACTGGCGGTTCAAGTTAGGCATCGCGATTATCTGTTTGATCCCCGCGTTGTGGCTTTTGGTGCCGCTGGCGGCCGCCGCAGATATGCCTGGCTCTAAGGTTGCGGCGCTCTCAGGGGCGTTGTTTATTCTTAATAAAATACTCCTGCTGCTGGTTATCACCATCATGGGCAAGGCCGGCTTCCAAGAGTTGAAGCAACACATCTATGGTTATGTGTCTTCGATGGCTCCGAGTACCGACGTTGATGTGGGGCCGGTGCGTCATCGCATTGGCGTGGTGATGTTCTGTTTGCCGTTACTTTCGTCCTTTCTCGAACCCTATGTGGATGCCCTTGCTCCGGGCCTGCGCCCCAATAGTTGGGCGTTACAGATGCTTGGCGATGCTCTGCTGGTTGGCAGTTTCTTCGTATTGGGCGGCAATTTCTGGGAGAAGCTGCGGGCGCTGTTTATTCGCTCGGCACGCGTCACTAACGCCGCCTAA
- a CDS encoding HlyD family secretion protein: MSEALEHPDNTPPAPAEPQSPTPNPLRRIALTVVLIVSVLFVLSILMERSTPSTSQAVVQGYVVQMASEVGGRVVEIAVLDNARVEAGQLLYRIDPQPYKIAIAEAEARLEETGQALGANTAAVDAAQAQTVSARAQRDNVREQARRVRQLVERGVYARARLDEATASLSSAEAAVVKAQADLQRARQELGPTGTDNPQFKQALAQLEKARLDLVRTDVTAPADGVITNLQLAVGQVVSAGQPALTFIDSGTIWVSAAFKENSLEHVQADDTAEVVFDVLPGRTFSARVESVGWGVAQAGSSASTLPSVRNQSGWVREPQRFPVRLVMTEPYPKGLRYGSQATVVIYTGEKPVANFLGAFTARLVALLTYVS; the protein is encoded by the coding sequence ATGTCTGAAGCACTTGAGCATCCTGACAACACGCCGCCAGCCCCTGCCGAGCCTCAGTCCCCTACCCCGAATCCGTTAAGACGCATTGCGTTGACGGTGGTGCTTATCGTCAGCGTGCTGTTTGTGTTGTCCATTTTGATGGAGCGCAGCACCCCTTCTACCTCACAAGCTGTGGTTCAGGGCTACGTGGTGCAGATGGCTTCCGAAGTGGGTGGGCGCGTGGTGGAAATCGCGGTGCTCGACAATGCGCGGGTAGAGGCTGGGCAGTTGCTGTACCGCATTGATCCGCAACCCTACAAAATTGCGATTGCTGAAGCAGAAGCCCGCCTCGAAGAAACGGGCCAGGCACTCGGGGCCAATACCGCTGCGGTGGATGCGGCGCAGGCTCAAACAGTGTCTGCACGTGCCCAGCGCGACAATGTGCGCGAACAGGCCCGCCGGGTCAGGCAGCTGGTGGAGCGAGGCGTGTATGCGCGGGCGCGCCTTGATGAAGCCACTGCTTCGCTGAGTTCTGCCGAAGCCGCCGTGGTTAAGGCGCAGGCGGATTTACAGCGCGCACGCCAGGAACTAGGCCCAACGGGTACCGATAACCCGCAGTTCAAACAAGCCCTGGCGCAACTTGAGAAAGCCCGACTCGATCTGGTGCGTACTGACGTTACTGCGCCTGCCGATGGTGTTATCACTAACTTGCAGCTCGCCGTTGGCCAGGTGGTCAGCGCCGGTCAACCGGCATTGACCTTTATCGACAGCGGGACCATTTGGGTTTCCGCCGCGTTCAAAGAAAACAGCCTGGAGCATGTGCAGGCCGATGACACCGCTGAGGTGGTGTTTGATGTCTTGCCCGGTCGCACCTTCAGCGCGCGGGTCGAGAGCGTGGGCTGGGGTGTTGCTCAAGCAGGCAGCAGCGCCTCCACCTTGCCCTCAGTGCGCAACCAGAGCGGCTGGGTACGTGAGCCGCAACGCTTTCCCGTACGCTTGGTGATGACGGAGCCTTACCCGAAAGGCCTGCGCTACGGTTCACAGGCCACCGTCGTGATTTATACCGGGGAAAAACCCGTGGCCAATTTCCTCGGTGCATTCACCGCACGGCTTGTTGCGCTGTTGACCTATGTCAGCTGA